Genomic segment of Streptomyces longhuiensis:
GCGCACAACAACTCGTACGCGCTGAACGCCTGCTCGCCCGAGGCGATCGCCCAGTCGGCTGGTAACCAGTCGATCTCCGTCCACCAGTGACCGGCATCCACCCCGAAAGAGGATTCACCATGAACAACGACCAGCTCAACGCCGAGTCCGCGGAACTGCTCCCCGACCGCGAGGCCCTGGGCCGCCTGAAGTTCAGCTTCGTCAAGACGACCAACGTCACCCGCCACGTTGCCTACGTCGACGCGCACAACAACTCGCTCGCCGCGAACTACAACTCCCCGGAGGCGATTGCCGCGTCCGAGGCCAACCAGTCCATCAGCATCAACCAGTAACGGATGCCTGGGCGTGGGGGCCGCGTGTGTGGCACACGCGGTCCGCACCGGGGAGGGAGGACTGCATGGTGGACAACCACCGAAGGGGCCACGATCCCGCTCTCGCGGGGACGGCACTGCAGGACACGCACCACGCGCCGCCCAACAGCGAAACGTTTCCCTCGCACGACGCGCCCCCCGCAGACAGCGCGTCACACCCAGACACGACGTTTCCCCTGTATGAGGCACCCATGGACGGTGCGCCACCCTGGGACGCAACGTTTCCACTGCGCGAGGTGCCTGTCGTTGACGGCGCGTCACACAAGGGTGCGGAGTTTCCCCACAACGCCGCGTTCGCCGGCGGCAGCATGTCCGCCGCGGACGTCACGCTGGTCCAGGACGACTCGTATACCAAGAACAGCCAACCCTGGGACGGCACGTTCTCCGGGGGTAGCACGTATCCCGGTGTCGGCACATCGGCTGGGGTCGGCGTGCCGGCCGAGGTCGGTACGCTGGCCGGGGGCGGCACCCATCCCGGTAACAGCACGTCGGCTGGGGTCGGGACGCCGTCTCGGGATGCGGGTGGGCAGTTGGTGTCTGCTGTGCCGCGTCCGGTGGTGGGGTTGCAGCGTCTGGGGGAGTATCAGGGATCAGGTTCGCGGGAGCGTAAGTATCTGATCCGTAGGGCGGATGGGCAGGTGGTCCAGCTGTCCCGGTTGCTCTACCTCGTCACGGAGGCCATCGACGGTGTGCGCGACACGATGGCCATCTCCCACCGGGTCAGTGGCCGTTTCGGACGCGAGATCAGCGCGGACAATGTCGAGTATCTCGTGGAGCACAAGCTCCAGCCCCTCGGTCTGACTGTCCCGCCCGGCCGACAGGACGAGCAGAGCGTTGCCGCTCCGCGCTCCGATCTCCTGCTGGTCCTCAAGGGCCACCGGGTCATTTTCCCTGAGCGGCAGGTCGCGCGTATCGCGGGGGCGTTGGCGTGGCTTCACCGGCCGCCCGTGGTGGCCCTGGTCCTCGCCGCCCTCGCGTCCCTGGACCTGTGGCTGTTCGCCTTCCACGGCGCGATGCAGCCGGTGCTCCAGGTCGTGGAGCAGCCGGTCCTGATGCTCGCGGTGTTCGTACTGATCGTGGCTTCTTTGGTGTTCCATGAGTTCGGACATGCTTCGGCCTGCCGTTATGGCGGTGCACGGCCCGGGAGTATCGGCTGCGGCCTCTATTTGATCTGGCCCTCCATGTATACGGACGTCACGGACGTCTACCGGATCAACCGGACCGGCCGGATCCGCACCGACCTCGGCGGCGTCTACTTCAACACGGTCTTCGTCCTCGGCCTGGCCGGCGCCTACTTCGTCACCGGCCAGCCCTTCTTCCTGGCCGCGGTCTATCTCGTCCACTTCGAGATCCTCGAGCAGCTCATGCCCGCTCTGAGGCTGGACGGCTACTACATCCTCGGCGACCTCGCCGGGATCCCCGACCTGTTCGGGAAGATCAAGCCCATTCTGCAGAGCATGCTGCCGGGCCGGGAAACCCCCGCCGAAGCGGCCGACCTCAAACGCTCCGCACGGATCATCGTCACCATCTGGGTCCTGACGATGGTCCCGCTGATCGTCGCCGAGCTGGGGTATGTGCTGTGGAACCTGCCGCGCCTGATCGAGACCGGGCTGCGCGCCCTGTCGGAACAGGCGGTCGGCACCTGGTCCGCGTTCACCGACGGCCAGATCGCCGCCGGACTCGTCGGTGTCATCGGCCTCGTCATGCTCCTGTGCCCGCTGGCCGGCGCCGTATACCTGTGCGCGCGTCTGGCAGGAAGGGTCGTGCGCGCCACCCTGCGCGCCACCGAGAACAACATCCGGGTGCGGCTGGCCATCTGTGCCGGTGTGCTGGCCGCGTGCGGTGCGCTGGGTGCGGCCTGGCTGAGCGGGATGACTCCCGAGCCTCTGCCCTCGCAGGCACCGATCGTTCCCCTGCTCGAACCCGGAGTCGTCGCCCCGCGCACCTCGGCCCCCGCCACCAGCGTCCCGCCGGACGATTTTGTGCCCCCGGCGCCGCAGCTCACCCAGGCACCACCGGTGAGCCCGACACCCACGCCCGAGGCGTCCCCCTCTACCACGGCCTCGGCGAGTGATTCTCCCTCGGCCACCGACCCGGCAGCCGCCCCCTCGCCGACCAAGGCGAGTCCGAGCCCGAGCCGGACTCGTCGCCCGAGTTCGGCGCCGGCCTCGCCCAGTCCTTCCTCCGGCACGCCGAGCCCCACCGCGTCCACCTCGCCGTCGGACAGTGGTTTCCCGACACCCACCATGAGCTTCCCCGGCCCCCTGTCCACATAACGCCAATGAAATTCCGGCCTATGACACCCCCGGGTCTCGTGCCGCCTATGCCGCCCCGGCCTTGTGCCGCCGCCGCTGTACGACTGCAGTAAGGAGAAAAACTAGTGAGTCACCGAAAGCCGCGTCCGCGCACTGGCGCACGCACCGCTATGCGCCTGGGCATGCTGACGACTGTCTGTCTGACCGGACTTGCCACCACCGCCCCGGCCGACGCCGTCACAGGGTCGCGGGTCACCGCCGGTGCGGGTATCGCCCTGGACGAGGCACGCTCCCAGGCCAACCCCAGGCACCGGGCCGACTACGACGACGAGTTCACCATCCACCAACTCGGCACCGTCCTCGGCGCCGGCGTACGCAACCGGGCGATCGCCCGCTCCACCGGCTGCTCACTCGAGCGGCCCTGCCGCTCGGTCGCCCTGTCTTTCCAGGTCGTCACCGCCACCGGCGCCGCACGCCTGAACGCCTCCAACACCAGCAGCGCGGTCAACGACCACTGCCCGGGCTGCCAGACCTTCGCCGGCGCCTACCAGTTCATCGTCTCCACCCCCTACCGCTTCACCCTCACCCAGGCGACCAGGAACCAACTCGCCGTCTATGAACGACGGTTGGGGGCACTGGAGCGCAGCCGGGAGCCGATCGGCACGGTCAAGAACCACGCCGACACCCTCGCCGCCGAAGTCGTCAGCCTCCTCCAGGACGCCGTGGCCAACACACCCCACGGCCCGGCCGTCAACTCGCTCAACCTCAGGCCCACCGTCACCCTGCGCCGCCACATCGACTAGCACTCCCTCCGCGCCCCACGACAGCACATCTGCCACCTCCCGAGTCCGGGAGCAGGCCCCAGCCACCCCCTTCTCGGGTGGGCCTGCCCCCGGACGCCCCCGGGTCCGGGAGCAGGCCCGTCCACCTCCCAGGGTGCGGGCCTGCCCCCGGCCATCTCCCCGGTCCGGCCTGATCCTCTGGATCCAGGGACCTCGTCTCGTCTTCACTTCGGCATCCGACAGAAGCACACAGACTCATGCGATATCCACCCGAACTGCGCCGCCAGGCCCTGCAGATACTGGCCGACGGTGAACCCGTCAAGAACGTCGCCGCCACTCTCGGCCTGCGCGATCAGACCCTCTACCAGTGGCGGCGCCGGCACCTGCCGCATCTGGGCCGCAGCGCACACGCCCCCTCCACCGGGTCGGATCTCGAAGCCGCGCGCCGGCGCATCACACAGCTGGAGACCGAACTCGCCGCCTGGCGGCGCGTGAGTGAACTGCTGCGGGAGGTCCTTTCCCCGAAAAGACGGTTCGAGGCAGTACATGTGATGGCCAGGGAGGGCCTGCCGGTGCGGGTGGCCGCGCGGGTCCTGGGGGTGACCGAGTCCGGCTACTTCACCTGGCGTTCCCGCCCGCCCTCCCCACGCGCCCTGCGGCACGCCTGGCTCACCGAACTCATCACAGTCATCCACGCCGCCTCGAACGGCACCTTCGGATACCGGCGCATTCACAGCGAACTCACCCACGGCTACGGCATCACCGTCAGCCACGGCACCGTGGAACTCCTCATGCGCCGCGCCGGCCTCCAGGGAGCGCCGGCCGACCAGCCCTCTCTCACGACAGGAACCGGCCTGTGCCCCTGAACCACCCGACACCGCCCCTGCCCATTGCCGCGCTCCTGCGCACTCAGATGCGCGCGGACCAGGACCTGCCGGCCTCCCAGGCACACCAGGTGCTGCTGCACTGTGCCCTTGATGCCGCCTGCATCACCCCGCGGACCTCCGACCTGCGTGCCATCACCAGCATCGCCGAACTCGACTACCAGGCCGTGGCCACAGTCATCAGATGGCTGAGAACCCTCACCGACAGACGATGAAGGTCCGGCAGCCGACCACCGAAGGCCAGCCCCAGGTCAGCCCGAGCTGGTGCCGGTCTGGGTGTCGTGGTCGGGGGTGCTGCGCAGAAGGGACTCCACGAGCGCGGTGACATGACGGCGGTCGGCATCCGACAGCCGCTGCAGACTCGCGATCAGCGTGGCGATCTCCGGATCGGACGCGGAACCGGCACCGTCCTCGAAATACAGATGAATACCGCACGCCTCCGCGGCCGCCCGGCGCACCGCGTCCAGAGGCAGCTCCAGCCCCCTCGCCAAGCCTTCCAGGGTGGCCTGCTGCGGCATCCGCGCCACCTGCGCCA
This window contains:
- a CDS encoding IS3 family transposase, translating into MRYPPELRRQALQILADGEPVKNVAATLGLRDQTLYQWRRRHLPHLGRSAHAPSTGSDLEAARRRITQLETELAAWRRVSELLREVLSPKRRFEAVHVMAREGLPVRVAARVLGVTESGYFTWRSRPPSPRALRHAWLTELITVIHAASNGTFGYRRIHSELTHGYGITVSHGTVELLMRRAGLQGAPADQPSLTTGTGLCP
- a CDS encoding helix-turn-helix domain-containing protein, which codes for MANALQELVKNRLEQQGWSYGDVARRGGIPRSTVHHLATVAQVARMPQQATLEGLARGLELPLDAVRRAAAEACGIHLYFEDGAGSASDPEIATLIASLQRLSDADRRHVTALVESLLRSTPDHDTQTGTSSG